The nucleotide window tggagcatgctcagtcactctgtaGATATCACCCGtgcacagtctggtcagcacCAAAACCAGTGATGAGCTGGAGCATACTCAGTGagaatggaatcttcagagattttagttAAACTCTAAAAAGtctccactgagcatgtgcaaagtgAGATTTTTCAAGGACTTATAacagccaaatttgggcagattttcatatAAAGAGCAAAAGGCACCTCCCTGACAcaggccaaatttcaagtccctactccaaagtATGGGGATGTCAGAATTTCTCAAAGGTCAACAATTGTTTTTGCCAAAACAACACATTTTTCCCTATTCTTGGAAAcgtcatgcatctgacgaagtgggtattcacccacgaaagcttatgctccaatacatctgttagtctataaggtgccacaggactctttgaaaCTAAAAACTGGCTCTTAaaatgggaaatgtcaggcaaccttaaaatATGTTGCtaccaaccccctcctcccccccaagaaGAGAATTTCAGGGAAATGCTGCTAGATAGCTAAAAGCCGTTCAAGTTCTTTGAATTTACTTCACCTGCAGATCTATGCTCATGGTGCCAGGGGCAGATATCCTATCAGTAGGAATCTGCAGAGACATTTCTCAAAGAAGAAATACAGCTGCTCAGCCATCGATAAGTGGCTGCATACAGAAACATCTTCCGTGTTTTCCAGATGCATGTGATTCTAAAGACCTGAACACAGATATGTTGTCTGTATGCATGTAGTGTTTTCCCAACAGGCATTTCTGAAAGGAATTGGGGATGTCCATTGATCAACCTTTTAACAGATCTGAGATGTATTCATCCTCTCACCTGTCAATCACCAGTTCGAGGAGCATTACATGGGAATGCTGGGTAAATTCAGGGTCATTCTCCACATAGTCATAATGCTCCAGCAAAGCCACCAGATCCAGATCACAGGACACTTTATTGGGAAACTTCCAGGAGGGATAACGCACTGCCCCAGCCCGGGAAAAGACATCAATGATGGCTCCTTGTAGATCGGTGATGTCCTTCCTCAAGCTCTCCATACAGTTTGGATTGCCCAGCAGGTATGCCATTCTGTCAGCTGACTTTAGGCCACAAATAGGAAAAGGCCCCTCATTGGCAGGATGGATAGATCTGCAGCAGACAACAACACTGAACATCAAATTAACTAGCAGATCCCCTAGGGAAAGAAAATCAAGGCAGGTCAGACTCATTACTGTACATCTCAGCTCTTCATGACTATGGGATAAAGTGCTGTCACTTCTGCTAGGGCTTAAAAGTTATGGCCCCGTGTACAGCATTGTAACAAGTCCTAAGACTTCACAGCTGTATTATACTGCATGCTGTGCCACTGGAACTTCACAACAACGGGAATAAAACTCATTTCCTGTTGTTCCAAATCACAGAATCCCCTTTAGTTGTGTTAGTTGTATAGAGCCTATGATACTGGTCCCATagagtttaaggacagaagggaccattaaaccTAGTCTGACAGTGCCTTTTCCACTTTGCCTGCCTCTAGCCATTTCCAACCAAGGATCTCAAGGTGCTCTAAAAACATGACAGACTCAAGCCCAGCCCCCCGGGAGATACCAGAGGACGGTATTATTACAAGGGGAGCTGAGATTCCGAGCCAGTCACACAgccagagagaaaaagagatggaacCCGCAGTCGTAGCTCGGAAGGCCTCGCTCACTACGTCCCTCTCGCTAGAGGTGCTGTGCAGCTCGTGTAACGCTCACAAGACACGCCGAGATCCTTAGCTACACGACGCTGGACAAGGACAAACACCCGACGCCCCAAGCCTGGCAGAGGGCTTGGATGGGGACCCCATGGATACGGGGCCCCGGGACGGTCGGGGACGGGGTACCCACCTGCCGAGCGGCCGCCGTCCCCCGGCTCGGAGCGAACCCGCAGCCTCGGTGCCTCCGTTACCGCCTGCCCTGCGCTACCCGTTACCATGGCAATCgcacaggccctggccctcctCTTTGCGAAGTGAACCATCTGCCCAATAGAATGTTAGGAGCGcttcctgctccttcccccacaaTCAAACGTCACGAGAGTACCTCCCAGTTCCCTCAATGGAACATTCCGAGTTTGCCGCCCTCGCTCCCTATGAAATACACTGACTTGCTGGGAACAATCCCAGTGACACGAGCCCGATGAGTTGTGCGCGCATGCTTTACGACTGTACCAACCGCGGCTGGTATCCCTGGACTGCGGGCACCCTCTCTCCGTCCCCAGAGTAGAACATTCCAACTGGGCTACGCGCGCAGCCGCCACAACCCGCTTCCTCGCCTGTGTTTTTGACGTAGGCGAGCCCGACCGTGCTGCGCGcgcagcccgggggggggggaagagagtcgCTGCCATTTTGTGCGCGGCGGTGTCGGTCACTGTGTGCTGTTCGGTTCTTGCCGCCCCGGGACAAGCAGAGACTCCAGCGGGCCGCTGAGGAGGCACCATGCCGGCCGGTCCGGTCCAGGTGCTGCCGCCCGCGCAGCCAGCACCCCAAGAAGGCAAACAGGTACTGGGCTGTCCGGAGGCGGGTATGGCGGGCCGGGGCCCGGCGAGGAGGGAAGCCCCGCGCACCACAGCCGGCCCGGGTCACCATTGCGGAGCCGGGCTCCCCCGAGTCCCGAGCAGGCAGCTCCCAACATGCAAAGCGGcgcggtgcatgctgggagaCGTAGTTTCCTTGGGCACCAGAGGTCTGTGATCCGAGTAGGCTGTCAAGCTACGCGGGGCCTGGCCCCTCTCCCTCCGCCAGGGAAACCCCCACGCGGGGCTGCGGTCCGTGccaactcacagactttaaggtcagaaggagtttgatctcctgcacattgcaggccacagcacCTTGCCCACTcgctcctgtaatagacctctggctgagttattgaaggcctcaaattatggtttaaagatgtcaagttacagagaattcactgtttacactagtttaaatctgcaagaggtctgtgccccatgctgtggagggaGGTGAGAAAACCCTCAggatcactgccaatctgacctgggaggaAATTCCTTCACAACCCGAAATATGGCAATCAGACCAGCGGTGCCCAGGCTTTTGATGGTTGTTCCCACCCCCTGCAGAGATGGTGTAACGGgcccacagctgggggtggaTCTTGGGCCAAAGCCATACCCAGGGAccaaggcaggagcagcgccaCAGCTGGGCTGCGGTGGGGGCCGGGTGCaactctgctcccagcttcagcccaggctaggggcggggctgcgggcgggaaggggctgggtggcagtcccttcctttcccccatgggggctgggctTGCCCTGCCACACACACTCCTCCAATGTTCCCCTGTGCCCGCCCCCCAGGGGAAGCACCCCACTCATTTGGGACCTCTgagagaccctgagcatgtggacaagacccaccagccagacacctgggaaagaattctctgtagtagtcagagccctccccatctagtgtcccatttcCAGCTATTGGAGATATTTACTGTTACCAGTTGCATTTTGGCTATATGCCATTATAGGCAGTCTCAGCATACCATCAACTCAATAAATTTATTAGGTCAGAGATGAAGCCAATTAAGTTTTTTGTTCCAGTGCtctgctagggggcgctgtgctgaggtgtgctgcagggagtgttGCAAGACTCTGGGGAgtgcggggggtgtgtgtgctaATTTCTCTCTCAACAAAGAAacctagggggtgctgtgctcctGGGGCAGGGCATGAATAAAACTCAGGCACTGCCTCACTTGTGGGTATTAAAAGCTCCCGGGCTCCCTTTGCTTGAGTCCTGTGTCCTGGATTACTGCCTTTTCTGTCTCGATGTCCCAGCTCCCCGAGTTCTTTGTGGCGTTTTAGTGCACATAATCTTCCTTATTTCTTGTCTTAAACTTTTGTCTAGCTTTGCTGTGCTCTGTTAAAAAGCTACTGTCTTCTTCTAGAGAGGCATTGTGGCCTCGAGTCTATAGCACTGGGtcaggagacttggattctatttctggcttgctgggtgaccttgagcaagtcacttccccgccctatgcctcagtttctctatttgTAAAAGGGGGGTAATgaaacctcctttgtaaagtgctttgagatccactcaTGAAAACCATTATATGAGGtagctattattattactaccttCGAACTGGTTGCATTTCAGCATTGTGTGAAGTGAGTTATCTCAAGGTTTCTCTCAGTGCTTGGCAAACTAAATAGGGAATTGCTTCACCCACCACTAAAATGCAACCCCTGAAGGCGGAAGCTGTCGAACAGCTCACTGCAACCCTACTTGATGCTAGTTCAGGACAGAATGTGAAGAAGAATCGTTTATCCACTGGAAATTGAAGGAGGAACGGGGAACAGAATTAGTATCCAAATTGGAATTTGACAGGAAATCAGGATTTATGAAAAGCTTATAATTGCTTGGGATGTTGGCTCTGTACTGGAGGAAGAGGGAGAATATCACCTACAGAATCTCCTATCCAAGTACTGATCTGTCCTCTCTTTGCTTAGCTTGTGGCAACTAGATATGGCTGCACACAGTGTAGAATGATTTGATATTCGGAAGAGAGGATCTGCAAACATCGCAGTGCCTTATGGTTGactgaagggagagagaaattcGTTCTGGTGCTTacagttctggaaaaaaaaaatctttttggctCAAATTACTTAAGCTTAATTCTCATtgtaaaggttttatttttctaGGTTGGTAAAATTCTGTTTGGTGCTTTCTGCTCCTGCACAGTTGACAGTGTGGACTAAGGAGTTTCACTTTGGTCAATTTTGGAAAACATTGATTGTTTGCTCTTAAGAATGTTTTTCCCTGCCTGCCCATTTGCACTCCCTCTACAGACAACTGGTCCCCACGTTCTTAAATTCATCTTGTGCCTAAGCTCCCAACAGACACCTGCAACTCCTTATGAGGCAGTCAATCAGCTAGGCAAGCAAAAAATGCTGCATTTGTGTATGAGCCAGAATTCTTTCAGTGAAAGGCTCATGGTGATGCAGTTGCGATGGCCTCTCTTGCTTTTCTTTTAATCCAAATGAAGAAGTCCAAGGCTTGGAATCCTCTCTCCTTCAAGGCAGAAGGGTCTGTTACATCCTGTTACAGCAAGGCTCAATACCTtagcactaaggcctggtctacactacgggtttaggtcgactttagcagcgttaaatcgaattaagcctggacacgtccacacgacgaagccctttctttcgacttaaagggtcctttaaactggtttctttacaccaccttcgacgaggggattagcgataaaaccggcctttgcgggtcggaattggggtagtgtggacggaattcgacgttattggcctccgggagctatcccacagtgcttcattgtgaccgctctggacagcactctcaactcagatgcactgaccaggtagacaggaaaagacccgcgaacgtttgaatttcatttcctgtttgctcagcgtggagagcacaggtgaccacgcagagctcatcagcacaggtaaccgtgatggagtcccaggatcgcaaaagagctccagcatggaccgaacgggaggtacgggatctgctcaccatatggggagatgaatcagtgctagctgaactccgtagcagtaaaagaaatggcaaagtattagaaaaggtctccaaggccatgaaggaccgaggccataacagggacacacagcagtgccgtgtgaaaattaaggagctacggcaagcttaccacaaagccagagaagcaaacggaaggtccggggcaaagccgcaaacttgccgcttctacgtggagctgcatgccattctagggggtgcagccaccactaccccaaccgagtgctatgactccgtcaatggagaaacacacagggaagacggttcggggaacgaggaagatgaggatggaggtactgtaggtagctcacagcagcaaggaagcggagaaaccggtttccccaacagccaggatatgtttgtgaccctggacctggaaccagtaacccccgaactcacccaagaccctcaggacacacaggagacctctggtgagtgtacctttgtaaatatttgtaaacattacacatggtttaaaagcaagcgtgtttaatgattaatttgccctggcaatc belongs to Chrysemys picta bellii isolate R12L10 chromosome 15, ASM1138683v2, whole genome shotgun sequence and includes:
- the LOC135975821 gene encoding uncharacterized protein LOC135975821, with amino-acid sequence MESQDRKRAPAWTEREVRDLLTIWGDESVLAELRSSKRNGKVLEKVSKAMKDRGHNRDTQQCRVKIKELRQAYHKAREANGRSGAKPQTCRFYVELHAILGGAATTTPTECYDSVNGETHREDGSGNEEDEDGGTVGSSQQQGSGETGFPNSQDMFVTLDLEPVTPELTQDPQDTQETSAANVSPSQRLVNIRKRKRRTRDDMFTELQMSSHADRAQQNAWRQSMSDMRKAQYEREERWRAEWRDEKSKWRAEDDRWRQLADRRQESMLRLLEHQTDMLERMVELQERQQEQRPPLQPLFNQQPSSPSSIASSPRRPRTRWGGLRPPSHSTPDDRPSIRRLAFNKT